A genomic window from Aquitalea aquatilis includes:
- a CDS encoding MarR family winged helix-turn-helix transcriptional regulator — MQNKVDLVNQVDDTAEQIFESIHTLMHQYRALQFAAIRADELGLTHMEGKVLGYFSRHPGASQSDLALHSGRDKAQLTRLIARLKEAGLLQAHADERDRRTVRLTLTADGQALHSTLRQQGRQLAAKAMDGISPQQRSELLQLLQQVKSNLDQPD, encoded by the coding sequence ATGCAAAATAAAGTTGACCTTGTCAACCAAGTTGACGACACCGCCGAGCAGATTTTCGAATCCATTCACACGCTGATGCATCAATATCGCGCGCTCCAGTTTGCTGCCATTCGTGCAGACGAGCTGGGCCTGACGCATATGGAAGGCAAGGTGCTGGGTTATTTCTCCCGTCATCCGGGAGCCAGCCAGAGTGACCTGGCCCTGCACTCGGGCCGTGACAAGGCGCAGCTCACCCGGCTGATTGCCCGCCTGAAGGAAGCCGGACTACTGCAAGCCCATGCCGACGAGCGCGACCGCCGCACGGTACGCCTGACGCTGACGGCAGACGGCCAGGCACTGCACAGCACCTTGCGCCAGCAGGGTCGCCAACTGGCAGCCAAGGCCATGGACGGCATCAGTCCACAGCAACGCAGCGAGCTGTTGCAGTTATTGCAACAGGTCAAAAGCAATCTCGACCAGCCCGACTAG
- a CDS encoding fimbrial protein, producing MNMRKYLQQTFAALGLLLLLLPNASHALGCWLNQSGGPLSSTLTLPNNVYISSTAATGTVIWQSPLQSISVYCSQSVGENVYFWVNPTNQTLAAGVQIGIIFNGVTYTQTSGAINTGIYIPSGGQVTSNLQYSIVILKSSNSPSSGVVNINSYPVFQLDGKGGLNNVPINFNQLLNGSVTFTPGGTCALSAADVNRSITLPNASTFNFPGVGSTFGRTYFTITASNCSTGVRTATFNFSGTPDSNIGTEFANNGTAKGVAVNMASAGDGLNIGANSTNNTRVVNVQSQMAQLPVYVEYYRTATMVPGTVQSIVSVTMLYQ from the coding sequence ATGAATATGCGCAAGTACCTGCAACAGACATTCGCGGCTCTGGGTTTGCTGCTGTTATTGCTGCCCAATGCCAGCCACGCGCTGGGTTGCTGGTTGAACCAGTCCGGTGGGCCGCTGAGCAGCACATTGACGCTGCCGAATAATGTGTATATCTCCTCGACTGCAGCCACCGGAACGGTCATCTGGCAGTCTCCGCTGCAAAGCATCTCGGTGTACTGCTCGCAGAGTGTGGGAGAGAACGTCTATTTCTGGGTCAACCCGACAAACCAGACGCTGGCGGCAGGCGTGCAGATCGGCATCATTTTCAATGGCGTCACCTATACCCAGACCAGTGGCGCCATCAATACCGGTATTTACATACCCAGTGGCGGGCAGGTCACCAGCAATCTGCAGTACTCCATCGTGATATTGAAGTCGTCCAATTCACCCAGCAGCGGTGTGGTCAACATCAATAGCTACCCGGTATTCCAGCTGGATGGCAAGGGCGGTCTGAATAATGTGCCGATTAATTTTAATCAGTTGCTGAACGGCAGTGTCACCTTTACTCCGGGTGGGACCTGCGCGCTGAGCGCTGCTGATGTCAACCGCAGCATCACCCTGCCCAATGCCTCGACCTTCAACTTCCCCGGCGTGGGCAGCACCTTTGGCCGGACCTATTTCACCATTACCGCCAGTAATTGTTCGACTGGCGTGCGTACTGCCACCTTCAATTTTTCCGGTACGCCCGACAGCAATATTGGCACCGAGTTTGCCAATAACGGTACGGCGAAAGGGGTGGCGGTCAATATGGCATCGGCTGGTGATGGGCTGAATATCGGTGCCAACTCCACCAACAATACCCGGGTGGTGAATGTGCAATCGCAGATGGCGCAACTGCCGGTTTATGTTGAGTACTACCGGACGGCAACCATGGTGCCCGGGACAGTACAGTCCATTGTCAGCGTCACCATGTTGTATCAATAG